Proteins from a single region of Methanosarcinales archaeon:
- a CDS encoding serine protein kinase RIO encodes MTVDFDISNSKKLKTIDKKIDGFRKKIKDSEDLKVQDEVFDTATLMALYKLASKGYIDALGGTVSTGKEANIFHAIKELDQTQQELAIKIYRINTGNFKAMQEYLIGDVRFKNIRHKKKDIILAWTRKEFRNLTRAKEAGLNVPQPLITERNILIMEFIGKDNIPFPQLREFNLEYEQAVKLESEIVDFMLRLFKDAELVHGDLSEYNILINPDDLTPVFIDMGQSVTLEHLNAKEFLTRDINNMARFFKKFGVSVDEEALLSKIIKSRADH; translated from the coding sequence ATGACAGTTGACTTTGATATTTCTAATTCTAAAAAATTAAAGACCATTGATAAGAAGATCGATGGTTTCAGGAAAAAAATCAAAGATTCTGAAGATCTTAAAGTCCAGGACGAAGTTTTTGACACTGCCACTTTGATGGCACTGTACAAACTTGCATCAAAAGGTTATATTGATGCTCTGGGCGGTACTGTAAGTACTGGAAAAGAAGCTAATATTTTCCATGCAATAAAAGAATTAGATCAAACTCAACAGGAATTAGCTATTAAGATATACCGCATCAACACCGGTAATTTCAAAGCCATGCAGGAGTATCTGATAGGGGATGTAAGGTTCAAGAATATTAGGCACAAGAAAAAAGATATTATTCTTGCATGGACCCGTAAAGAATTCAGGAACCTTACCAGGGCAAAGGAAGCAGGCCTTAATGTTCCGCAGCCGTTAATAACAGAACGAAACATCCTGATCATGGAATTTATAGGCAAGGATAATATCCCATTTCCCCAACTTCGAGAATTTAATCTGGAATATGAGCAGGCAGTGAAATTGGAATCTGAAATAGTGGATTTTATGTTACGCTTATTTAAAGATGCTGAACTGGTGCACGGGGATCTTAGCGAATATAATATCCTGATTAATCCTGATGACCTGACCCCGGTTTTTATTGATATGGGGCAGTCAGTTACTCTTGAGCACCTCAATGCAAAAGAATTCCTAACCCGTGACATTAACAATATGGCACGCTTTTTTAAAAAATTCGGTGTTAGTGTAGATGAGGAAGCCCTGCTATCGAAGATTATTAAATCCAGGGCTGACCATTAG